A window of the Cynocephalus volans isolate mCynVol1 chromosome 10, mCynVol1.pri, whole genome shotgun sequence genome harbors these coding sequences:
- the ZNF146 gene encoding zinc finger protein OZF translates to MSHLSQQRIYSGGNPFACKVCGKVFSHKSNLTEHENFHTREKPFECNECGKAFSQKQYVIKHQNTHTGEKLFECNECGKSFSQKENLLTHQKIHTGEKPFQCKDCGKAFIQKSNLIRHQRTHTGEKPFVCKECGKTFSGKSNLTEHEKIHIGEKPFKCSECGTAFGQKKYLIKHQNIHTGEKPYECNECGKAFSQRTSLIVHVRIHSGDKPYECNVCGKAFSQSSSLTVHVRSHTGEKPYGCNECGKAFSQFSTLALHLRIHTGKKPYQCSECGKAFSQKSHHIRHQKIHTH, encoded by the coding sequence ATGTCACACCTCAGTCAGCAGAGAATTTATAGTGGGGGAAACCCCTTTGCCTGTAAGGTATGTGGGAAAGTCTTCAGCCACAAATCAAATCTCACTGAGCATGAGAATTTTCATACTAGAGAGAAACCTTTTGAATGTAacgaatgtggaaaagcctttagcCAAAAGCAGTATGTCATTAAACATCAGAACACCCATACTGGAGAGAAGCTttttgaatgtaatgaatgtgggaaatcctTTAGCCAGAAAGAAAACCTCCTCACCCATCAGaaaattcacactggagagaaaccttttCAGTGTAAAGATTGTGGGAAAGCTTTCATTCAGAAGTCAAACCTCATAAGACaccagagaactcacacaggagagaagcccttTGTGTGTAAGGAGTGTGGGAAAACCTTTAGTGGCAAATCAAACCTTACTGAGCATGAGAAAATTCACATTGGAGAGAAACCCTttaaatgtagtgaatgtggaacaGCTTTTGGCCAGAAGAAGTACCTTATAAAACATCAAAacattcacactggagagaaaccctatgaatgtaatgaatgtggaaaagccttctcTCAACGAACATCACTTATTGTACATGTGAGAATTCATTCAGGTGATAAACCTTATGAATGCAATGTCTGTGGAAAAGCCTTCTCCCAGAGTTCATCTCTTACGGTGCATGTGAGAAGCcatacaggtgagaaaccctatggttgtaatgaatgtgggaaagctttctcTCAATTCTCAACCCTTGCTTTGCATTTGAGAATACATACAGGTAAGAAGCCTTATCAATGTAgcgaatgtggaaaagctttcagccaaAAGTCACACCACATTAGACACCAGAAAATTCATACTCattaa